In Oryza glaberrima chromosome 8, OglaRS2, whole genome shotgun sequence, the following are encoded in one genomic region:
- the LOC127781393 gene encoding tuliposide A-converting enzyme b2, amyloplastic-like, whose amino-acid sequence MASRSLFALLVVAAAMCASVASALRSRAATDPNMEVKFDFTPFLIQYRSGRVQRLMGTTVVAPSLDVRTGVVSKDVVVDRSTGLAVRLYRPKHRGGRLPVLIYFHGGAFVVESAFDPVYHNYLNALAAKAGAIAVSVNYRLAPEHPLPAAYDDAWTVLRWVAADMQRGADSWLARRGDASRLFVAGDSAGGNIAHNLAMRAGQHGGGATIRGVALLDPYFLGKYVDPTAQRAWGFICAGRYGMEHPYVNPMALPAASWRRLATSRVLMTVSDLDRLGPWQRAYVDALRGSGWPGEARLYVTPGEGHCYFLNNLESPKAAMHMATLAAFINRDT is encoded by the coding sequence ATGGCGTCGCGGTCGCTGTTCGCGTTGCtggtagtggcggcggcgatgtgtGCGTCGGTGGCGTCGGCATTGCGGAGCAGGGCGGCGACCGACCCGAACATGGAGGTGAAGTTCGACTTCACGCCGTTTCTGATCCAGTACAGGAGTGGCAGGGTGCAGAGGCTGATGgggacgacggtggtggcgccgtCGCTGGACGTGCGCACCGGGGTGGTGTCCAAGGACGTGGTCGTCGACCGGAGCACGGGGCTCGCGGTGCGGCTGTACCGGCCGAAGCACCGGGGCGGGAGGCTCCCGGTGCTCATCTACTTCCACGGCGGCGCGTTCGTCGTCGAGTCGGCGTTCGACCCGGTGTACCACAACTACCTCAACGCGCTCGCCGCCAAGGCCGGCGCCATCGCGGTGTCGGTGAACTACCGCCTGGCCCCCGAGCACCCGCTCCCCGCGGCGTACGACGACGCGTGGACGGTGCTCAGGTGGGTGGCCGCCGACATGCAGCGCGGCGCGGACTCGTGGCTCGCGAGGCGCGGGGACGCGTCGCGCCTGTTCGTGGCCGGGGACAGCGCCGGCGGCAACATCGCGCACAACCTCGCGATGCGCGCggggcagcacggcggcggcgcgacgatcCGCGGCGTGGCGCTGCTGGACCCGTACTTCCTGGGGAAATACGTCGACCCGACGGCGCAGCGGGCGTGGGGTTTCATCTGCGCGGGGAGGTACGGGATGGAGCACCCGTACGTGAACCCGatggcgctgccggcggcgtcgtggagGCGCCTCGCCACCTCCCGCGTGCTGATGACGGTGTCCGACCTCGACCGGCTCGGCCCGTGGCAGCGCGCGTACGTGGACGCGCTCCGTGGCAGCGGGTGGCCCGGGGAGGCGCGGCTGTACGTGACGCCCGGCGAGGGCCACTGCTACTTCCTCAACAACCTCGAGTCGCCCAAGGCAGCCATGCATATGGCCACGCTCGCCGCGTTCATTAACCGCGACACCTAG